One Myxococcales bacterium genomic window, CGCAGCGCAGCGTCTGCATTCGAAAGAGGTACGCGCGCGGACGCGGTGCGCGTGTGTGCATCAAGGGCGGGGCTGAGGAAGTCGACCTTGCCACGAAACTGCCGATCACGAACGCCGTCGAGCTCGATGACGGCTTCTTGCTCGCGCGCGACGCTGGTGAGATCGCGCTCGGGAATCTCGAGGTCTGCCCACATCGTCGACGTGTCGACGATCTCGAAGAGCACCTCGTCGGTGCCCACGAGCTTGCCGATGGTCGCTTCACGCTTGGTGACCATCCCGGCGAGCGGCGAGGTGAGGAGGTAAACGCCGCCGGCGCCTCCTCCTCCGGCAACGACGAGGCCCGCGGACAGCGCAGCGTGTTCCGCCTTTGCCGCCTCTAGCTCGCGTCGCGCTTCGTTGAGGTCCTTCTCCGTGCCGAGCCCGTCGGTCCGGAGCGATTGGACGCGGTCGAAGTTCTTCTTCGCGCTCTCGATGCGCACGGAGGCCCCGCGTGCGCGCGACCGATCAGCCCCAACCTCTCCGCTTTCGATCTCGGCCAGCGTCGTTCCCTTGTCAACCTTGGTTCCGAGCTCCGCCGACAGCGAGCGCACGACGCCTCGCGATCGGGCGTTCACGTGCGCGAGCTTGCGGCCGTCGTACGAAATCTTGGCGACGACGGTCACCCCTGCGCCGACGTTTCGCGAGTCGGCGACGGCGACGGTGATGCCTGCGAGCCTCGCGGCCTCCTTGGATTTGAGTCGAATCTTTGTCCCGTCGGGCGGAAGTGCGTCTGCCGGCTTGTCGGACGGCTTGACCGAAATGTCGCGCGCCGGCCGGCCCCCGCGCTCGGGATGGCAAATTGGACAGACCGATTCGGGCATGCCGTGCTCCTTGCACCAGTCGCCCTTTGCTTGGAAAACGGCAGCGACCTTCGGGTTGCACTTGGGGCAAATGGGCTGCAGCACGCCGTGTGCGCAGACCCCGTTCGCACCCGCTTCGGTGGGCGCTGCGCGTGTGGTGACGGGCGCCGCTTCCTTTCGACAAGCAACGTCGGCGCTCGCCAACGCGGCGAGCGCAACAAGCATCGGAATTTTCATGCGCTCAGCTCTTCGGGGGCCGAACGATCTTCAGCGCCGGGTTGCACTTGGCGTCGAGGGACTTCGGCAGCTTGTGCTCGTCGCACCAGTCGCCAGTGGCCTTGAAAGCTGGGATGAGCGACGCGTTGCAGAGCACGCACTGCGACTCGGGCACCGCGTGCTCATCGCACCAGTCCTCGTGGGAGCCGGGCTTCACATTGGCGGCTGCGTGGCCTTTGGCTTCGGCAGGCGCGTCTTTCTTACAACCGACGGAAATCGCAAAGGTGATCGCGAGAACGAAACAAAGCAGGTGGCGCATGGACCACTCCGTTCGCAAAGAGTCGTTGACGTTGCGCAGCTCTGGTCCGGGAAACAGACGGAAGCGCGCGGCTCGGAAAGAGCGTCAGGCCCTTGGAACGTGCCCGATTTCGTTCGGATCGGGATTGGCGGGACGGCGCTCCAGCTCGATAGGCGGCCCCGCGGGAGTCGATCGCAGCTGCAAGTCGGTGGCGATTGTTGCCGTCGGCGTAGCCGGCACAGCGCGGACGGAATTGCACGAGCCGCATGCAACTGGACAGGCGCAGGGCGTGTCGCGGCCAGTGTCGCCTTCGCAGGGCTCTTGCGCGAGCGCATCCGCGACGAGGCAATCGGCGTCGATGACGAGGCTCGGGAGGAGCGCAACGAGCGAGAGGGCGATCGCCGTAAGGCGAAGCCACCGCACGAGGCTTCCGAGGAATTGAACCTTCGGCGTCATCGCGGTGGAGCATAGCACCGCGAAACGGGAAGCGCTCAAGAGGGGGCGACCTCGCTGCGCCAGGCGGCGGCGCCCTGTCGAAGCACTCGTGACGGTGGTGTGGAATTTCAAGGGGACGACGGCGCGTGATTAGGTGCTGCTTCATAGCCCGCTTGCCACGGTCGTCATTAAGAGCATCATCTCCGCCACCCCTCTGACCATGCTGCTCTTGCCCACTGACTACGCCTCCTTCGGAGGGGCGACGAGCAACAACCGTTCGGGTGAATCTGTCCTTCCTGACGCTGACGGCACGGAGGTGAGCCATGGGGCATGACCACGCGCATGACCACCGCCACGACCATAGCCCGAAGAGCTACGGTCGACCGTTCATCATCGGCATCTCGTTGAACCTCGTGTTCGTCGTCGTCGAGACGGTCTACGGGATCTCTTCCGGCTCGGTTGCGCTCGTCGCCGACGCGGCCCACAATCTGAGCGACGTTCTTGGTCTGGCCTTCGCTTGGGCCGCGTTCCTTCTGGCTCAACGGAAGCCTTCAAGACGACGAACCTATGGGTTTCGGAAGACCACCGTTCTCGCCGCCCTCGGAAATTCCGTCCTTCTGCTCGTCGCCATCGGGGGAGTGTCGTGGGAGGCCGTTGGACGCCTCCGCCACCCGGCAGTCATCGAGGGTCGCATAGTGATGGCGGTGGCCGCCGTCGGTGTCGTCATCAACGGCGTGTCGGCCATGTTGTTCGCGAAGGGCCGGAAGGGGGACGCAAACCTGAGAGGCGCCTTCCTGCATCTTGCTTCCGACGCCGCCGTGTCCTTTGGGGTAGTCGTTGCCGGAGCGATCATCCTGCGAACGGGCTGGATGTGGCTCGATCCCCTCGTCAGCCTCGTGGTCTCGGTGGTGATCCTCTTGGGCACCTGGGGCCTCTTGAAGCAATCGGTCAACCTTGCCCTGGACGCGGTCCCGGAGGGCATCGACGCCGAGGCCGTCAACACGTACCTCGCTGGCCTTCCCGGCGTCCTGGAGGTCCACGACCTCCACATCTGGGCGATGAGTACCACCGAGACCGCCCTGACGGCCCACCTCGTGATGGCGACCAACACGTGCGAGCCGAGGTTTCTGGGAGACGTGGGAAAGGTCTTGCACGACAAGTTCAAGATCGAGCACTCGACCTTGCAGGTCGAAGCTCCCGAGGCCCCGGATCCCTGCCACCTGGCGGCCGAGGGAACCGTATGATCTCGGAGGCACCCAGATGAGAAATGAGTCCGCGTCGAATCGAGCCGAACCACCGAACCCCCTCGCGTGGGGAGGTCTGCTTGCCGCACTCGCCGCCGTGACCTTCGGGATCACCACGCCCATCATCCAGAGGCTCGGTCATAACGCCGGTGCGCTTCCGACCGCAGCACTCCTGTACGCGGGAGCTGCCGCCGTCTCCATGACTGGATTCGGCTCCAAGGAAGGCCGCGAAGCCCCGGTGCGTAGACGGCACGCTGGCCGTCTTGTCGTGATTGCCATCGTCGGAGCCCTCTTCGCCCCCGTCTGCCTTGCCTGGGGCCTCCAGCATACGAGCGGTTCGGGCGCCTCGTTGCTCCTCAACATGGAGGCGATGTTCACGGTCTTGTTCGCTTGGCGACTGTACGACGAGCCCATCGGCGGTCGTGTTGCCCTCGCCTTGGCAGTCATGGCCGCGGGAGGGCTGTGTTTGGTCCTCGGCGAGCAGCGGGAGGAAGGCGTCGGGTGGGGAGCCGTGGCTGTCGTCCTCGCGACATTCGGATGGGCGCTCGACAACGCGCTCACCCGCCCGTTGGCGGACTTGAATCCGACTCAGGTGGTGCGGTGGAAGGCGGGGCTCGGGGCGACGTTCGGCTTGATCGTGTCGCTGGTCTTCAATCAGACCTTTCCCAAGGCCCTCGCGATGCTCGGTCTCCTCGCGTGCGGAGCGACAGGCTACGGCCTGAGCCTACGGCTCTATCTCCTTGCCCAGCGTCGCATCGGTGCGGGCCGAACCGGCTCGATCTTCGCGCTGGCTCCCTTCGTCGGGGCCGCGTGCGCCTGGACCATGGGTGAACGGTCCGTGGGAGTCATGACACTCTTGGCCGCGGGGCTCTTCGGGCTCGGTGTCAGCCTCCACCTCACGGAGCGTCACCGTCATCGCCATATCCACGAGCCCGTCGAGCATGAGCACGCCCATCGTCACGACGACGGCCACCACGACCATCGGCACGTCCCGCCCGTCGAGACGGAGCATAGCCATCCCCACCGTCATGACGATCGGACCCACGATCATCCTCACGCGCCTGACGCCCACCACCACCATCGACACGCCTGATGTTGACGCCTCATGACGCAAGACCCCGGCGTACGCGCCCCGGCGTCTTGCCCAGGCGACACGACGAACGAGATCAAAGACGGACTGCGGCGTCATGTGACGAAGCGTTGGAATGCCCGCCCGGTTGGCTGCGAGATCTACAAGCAGCCCGACTTCGCACTCAACGGCCGGGCGAGCCCCGGTGCCGTGGTTGTCATCTCGAAAGAGGAGAACCGCTTAGGAATCTGTTCGGACGACGGAGACCACGCAACCGACGCTCCGCTATTGGAGGCGTCGGGAAAAATCTTTGTGAAAACGCGCGTTCGCTCAGCAATGAGCAAGGTCGTTCGTGTACGTCGGGGCGACCTGATGTAGACCGAGAAGCCGAGATGGCTAAGGGGACCTCTACGAAGAAGCGAGAGCCTGCGCCGCGAGCCGCCGCCATTCCGTGGCGCATCCACTTCTTCCGACGGCACGTCGAGGATGACAAGACCCGAGCGGTCCCTGCGAAGGACTGAAGTCGCCCCAGTTCGGTGGACGGTTAAGCGCTTTCGTCGAGCCGCGTGAGTTTCTCGTAGTTGATAGGAGAGAGGTAGTCGAGGGCGGAGTGCCGACGTCGCGGGTTGTAGAAGGCCTCGATGTACTTGAAGACGGCCATGCGAGCTTCGGCGTGGGTGCGGAAGCGCCGTCGGTCGATGAGCTCGCACTCGAGGCTCGCGAAAAAGCTCTCGCACATCGCATTGTCGTACGCGTCGCCGACCGAGCCTCGTGACGGACGGACGCCGACCTCGCGGCAACGTCGTCCGAAGGCCAGCGAGGTGTACTGGCAGCCGTGATCGGAGTGGTGAATCACGCTCGTCGGCTTTCGCTGGGCGACCGCCATGTTGAGCGCGTCGAGGACAACGTCGCACGTAGGTTCGCGTGCGGGGGATCAAACTCGTCGGGGGCGTCGGCGGTCGGGACGTGAAGCACGAAGCCGATGCCGTCTTCGGCGTAGCGGCGCACGGCGCGCGCAACCTGCTCGGCACTGGCAATGTTCGGAATGTTGAGCAAGTCGGCCGTCGCGGCGGAGGACCAGTCGACGGCTCTCATCCTTCGCGCTTCCGACGTTCAGCCAAGAGGGCTTCGACTTCGTCTTGGGTGTACGTGCGCTCCCCGCGCGCACGGCTCTCGCGAGCCTCCGCCACGAGGCGCCGCTCTTCGTCGGTCTCGGGCTCGCCAATGGGGGCGTTGTCGAAAGCCGCTTGCACGGGATCCACTGGCGTCGTCTTCGCGGTCATAGGGGAAAGCCTAGCACCGGTCGGTTCGTAGGGCTCCGACCGCGCCTTCGTGACAGGCCAGGCGGGCATCTAGGCCGCGGGAGCGGAGCGAAGGTCAAGGTCATCAGGAGCTTGGCGTCCCGTTCGCCATGCGCGATTTCGTCGGCGAGCACGGAGAGTGTGCGAGCGACTGGGCATTCGCGAGCGCGTCAGCTCGCTCAGAGCGCGTATTTGGCCGTCAGATGCGCGACGAGCGCGGCGAGATTCGCGTCGCTGAGGGTGCCGTTGATGAAGATGAGCTCGGCGAGCTTGCTGGTGGCCAGGTGGCTGCCGCCATTTTGCGGGAGGATCATCCACCAGTCGTTGCCAGAGCTGAGGTCGTAGGTCGAGGTGGAGCCGGTCGCCGTCGACGTGCCCGCCGTGAGCCGCAACGCCGGGCCCCTCAAGGTGTAGACGCGCCACGCCACGGGCCCGCCCGGGAACGAGCACTTCGCAACGAGGCCGTTGGCGCTGACGTCGAAGGAGCCGGGGGTTGCGCCAAAGCCAACGATGAACCCCGGGCTTCCCTTCCACCAAAGGCCGGTCCAATCCTGATCGCCGGTCTGGACCCGCGCCACGGCGACGAGCGCAAAGGCGCCAGTGCCGAACTTGAGGCTCGCGGCGTCGGCGACGGTGAGGCCCGTGGTGTCCGCGTCGAACTCGAGAACGTCGTAGCCGTTCAGCGCCTGCGGGTCGAAGAGGGGCCCGTTCTCGCTTGGTCGCTTCTCTGCGTGATTGGCGTTGCCGGACTGATCGAGCCACCGCTTCACGCGGCCTGCCTTGGCGGGATCGGCAACGATGCCGGTAGACGCGGTAAGCCACATCGAAAGGCCCGGCAGCGACGCGACCGCGAAGGGGCCCGCGTCGGGGAGCGCGGCGTCGGGAGACGCGCTGTCCGCTCCCGCCGCATCGATAGCCGTGCCGCTGTCGGTGCCAGCGTCCGGAGTGGCGCCATCGGCGACCGTAGCGTCGACGCCGGCCTCGGCTAGCGCTGCGTCGGAAACGGTAGCGTCGGGGGTTGGGGCGTCGGGGAAGGTGGCGTCGGAGACCGTGGCGTCGAGGACGAGCGCGTCGGGAGGCGAGGCGTCGGAGAGCGTCGCGTCTCGGGCGCCGCCGTCCGCGGCATCGTCACCGCCCGGTCCGTCGAGCTCCGCGTCGATCGACCCCGCGTCGGAGCTGGTGTCGTCGGGGATGGCGCCGAGAGTGGAACCACCGCAAGCCACCACGGTGCAGGCGGACACGACGAACGCGAGAAGCGGAGAACCCAGGAGCAGGCGCATCGTAGTGGGGCCTCTATGGCACGAGGCACGCCAGTCGTCGACGATGACGTTTCGTCATGCGCTCGCCTTCGGGGCAGGCCAGGCGGGCCTCTTGGCCGCGGGAGCGGGAGCGGGAGCGGGAGCGGGAGCGAAGGTCAAGGTCATCCGGGCCTTGGGGTCCCGTTCGCCATGTGCGATTTCGTCGGCGAGGTGCGAGGGCGTTTCCGAGGGCACAGGTCAGTGGCGCTGCACGGGAGCGTGTGGCCATCACCTCCACACGACCGGTCGTCGCCTGTCGGGGTCGCCCCTCATCGCGGGCAATAGAGAAAGCCGTCGACTTCCACAAGGTCGACGCGAAAGCCCCGGCACGACACGCGCGTGTCGCAGGGAGCAGTCCACCACGGGAGCGTCCTATGACGTACGCCCGCAACAAGCCCGCCGTCGGAGAGCGCCGACGATGACGTCGTCGAGAGTTTTCGCGTGAGGTTGGACTTCATCTCCATGAAGGGAGCTTTCGACTTCCGTAGCGTAGAGGAGGCGATGAGCTCGATGACATTCTCCTGCCGCAGCGCGGCGTTTCTCGCGTTCACCTTGGCCAGCGGTTGCGGCGCAGACGACACTGAAGCCGCCGGTACAGCCCGGAACGAGCTTCGCGAAACGACGCCTCGCTCCACCGCCACCGCGGCGGGAGCACTCTCCGAGACGAGTCTCGAGTCGCTCGTGTTGGGCGTCGAGCGCGATCGCTTCAGGCGTCTGACTGGTTGCATCAGCGCTCTGGGCGACGCGGTTCACTCGGACGCCAAAGGCCTTCCGTTCGCGCGCTTCATTGGAGCGGCCGGACAGCTTGAGCCCATTCACTCCAACGGTGGCTTCCTCCCCACGCAGACGTGCCTGAGCCTCGGTGGGATTGCCGATGGCCAACCTGTCGTGGTCGACATCGTTCGTCGCGACTGGAGCGTCCTGCGCCTGACCTTCGCGGCGGAGTTTCCGTATCCGCCTCCCTTCAGCAAAGCTCTCTCGCTCTACACCATCGACCACCAGCTCTTGCCGAAGGGCGCCTCTTTCGCGGGCAAAGCGCACCTCGCGGAACTGTGCGCACAGGATCCCAACTCGTGTGAGTGAAGCGCCGCCGAGCGGTCCCTGTCGCTGTTGCAAGCTCCCGCTGGCGTGGCTCCAGACGCCATCGACTCCGTGTGGCTCACGGTCAGGGTATGTGCCTCATGGATAGCTCCAGAGGTCATTCGCCTGCTGGTGATTCACGAGGACCACTCGTGGAGCGTAGGTGAATCAAGCGACTATTTGGCGCTTGCCATTCACCAGGGTGTCGGGGTCGCCCCTCATCGCGGGCAATAGAGAAAGCCGTCGACTTCCACAAGGTCGACGCGAAAACCCTTGCACGGAACGCCTGGGATTTCGTCGAAGGCGGAGCGGAGGCCCGGCGACGTACCTTTCGGGCCCGTGTAGTGGATGACGGACTCGGGAAAGCGGCAAGTGAGCGTACCGCTCGCCTTCTGGCCGACGCTGTTCCAGCCGGAGCAGGCCTCGCCGGCCTTCGTGCCCTTGATGCTCGTCGCGGCCATGCCGCCCGGGCACTCTGTGAATCCGTCGTGGCGGCACCCTGCGGGCGTCAGCTCGCCGGACTGCGTCGCCTTCGGCGAACACGCGCGGATCTCGGTGGGGCAAATGCTCTGACCGACCCCCTCGCACCGGCAATCAAGCGGCACGATTCGCTTGCCTAAGGGGGAGCCCCTGCCGTGGAGAGAGTTCACGCTGTCGATGGTCGGCCTGCAATTGCAGCGATCGGTCGTCCCCGCTGCGATGGAGTCTTTCGTCGGGTCTTTCGCCGACGGCGTCGTCTTGGGCACGATGCGCGGCGTCCCGGAGGTCGGCGGTGCGCTCGCGAGCGGCGCGGCGGAGGTCGGTGGCGGCGTCGCCGCCGCGTCCGCGCTCGCCGCCGGCGGCGACGTGGCGGTGGTGGCGCCAGGCGCGTCACGCCCAAGCAGCAAGTACGCGAGGGCGCCGACGGCGAGCACGAGCGCCATCCCCATCACGAGGAGCCCCACGACCATGACGGTCGAGCCGCCGCTCCTGGCTTGTTGAACAGGCTGCGTCGCGCTTCCCTGCGAGGAGACCAAAGGCGCGTGCGTCGACAGCGGCGCCGCCGTTGCGGACGCCATCGTGCTCTGACCGTGCGGCATCGTCGTACCGCGTGCCGTCCAGGTGGACTCCGTCGTTCCGACCTGCGGCGCCGTGAGTGACGGGGGCGCGGCGCTCGGACGAGCCGTGAGCGCGTCGACCGTCGGTGGTGTCGACACCGCGCCCCGTAGGCTGGGCGCTGCGTCGGCGCCACCGGTCGTCGCCCAGTCGATCGCAGCCACGAGCTCCTGCGCCGTCTGGAAACGCTTGGCTGGCTCCTTGGCCATCGCGACGG contains:
- a CDS encoding DMT family transporter; amino-acid sequence: MRNESASNRAEPPNPLAWGGLLAALAAVTFGITTPIIQRLGHNAGALPTAALLYAGAAAVSMTGFGSKEGREAPVRRRHAGRLVVIAIVGALFAPVCLAWGLQHTSGSGASLLLNMEAMFTVLFAWRLYDEPIGGRVALALAVMAAGGLCLVLGEQREEGVGWGAVAVVLATFGWALDNALTRPLADLNPTQVVRWKAGLGATFGLIVSLVFNQTFPKALAMLGLLACGATGYGLSLRLYLLAQRRIGAGRTGSIFALAPFVGAACAWTMGERSVGVMTLLAAGLFGLGVSLHLTERHRHRHIHEPVEHEHAHRHDDGHHDHRHVPPVETEHSHPHRHDDRTHDHPHAPDAHHHHRHA
- a CDS encoding cation transporter → MGHDHAHDHRHDHSPKSYGRPFIIGISLNLVFVVVETVYGISSGSVALVADAAHNLSDVLGLAFAWAAFLLAQRKPSRRRTYGFRKTTVLAALGNSVLLLVAIGGVSWEAVGRLRHPAVIEGRIVMAVAAVGVVINGVSAMLFAKGRKGDANLRGAFLHLASDAAVSFGVVVAGAIILRTGWMWLDPLVSLVVSVVILLGTWGLLKQSVNLALDAVPEGIDAEAVNTYLAGLPGVLEVHDLHIWAMSTTETALTAHLVMATNTCEPRFLGDVGKVLHDKFKIEHSTLQVEAPEAPDPCHLAAEGTV
- a CDS encoding serine/threonine protein kinase, which produces MTNPTLQQVLGGRYRLEAVLGQGGMGAVYAATDLTINRRVAIKLLRRELADDRDSLERMREEAVSLAALRHPNVVQLYDFHAATPETTFLLMELVEGESLSRRLERQGPMPVAVAVDYARQVLSALSAAHARGIIHRDIKPGNVLVMAVPMQKDLIKVLDFGIAKLTEDTIRRKPTTAGMLIGTPAYMSPEQAAGRPVDTRSDIYAAGLLLYTLLAGRNPFSGFELAATLVRVQNVDPPPLAAVRPDAGAALAEVLAVAMAKEPAKRFQTAQELVAAIDWATTGGADAAPSLRGAVSTPPTVDALTARPSAAPPSLTAPQVGTTESTWTARGTTMPHGQSTMASATAAPLSTHAPLVSSQGSATQPVQQARSGGSTVMVVGLLVMGMALVLAVGALAYLLLGRDAPGATTATSPPAASADAAATPPPTSAAPLASAPPTSGTPRIVPKTTPSAKDPTKDSIAAGTTDRCNCRPTIDSVNSLHGRGSPLGKRIVPLDCRCEGVGQSICPTEIRACSPKATQSGELTPAGCRHDGFTECPGGMAATSIKGTKAGEACSGWNSVGQKASGTLTCRFPESVIHYTGPKGTSPGLRSAFDEIPGVPCKGFRVDLVEVDGFLYCPR
- a CDS encoding efflux RND transporter periplasmic adaptor subunit codes for the protein MKIPMLVALAALASADVACRKEAAPVTTRAAPTEAGANGVCAHGVLQPICPKCNPKVAAVFQAKGDWCKEHGMPESVCPICHPERGGRPARDISVKPSDKPADALPPDGTKIRLKSKEAARLAGITVAVADSRNVGAGVTVVAKISYDGRKLAHVNARSRGVVRSLSAELGTKVDKGTTLAEIESGEVGADRSRARGASVRIESAKKNFDRVQSLRTDGLGTEKDLNEARRELEAAKAEHAALSAGLVVAGGGGAGGVYLLTSPLAGMVTKREATIGKLVGTDEVLFEIVDTSTMWADLEIPERDLTSVAREQEAVIELDGVRDRQFRGKVDFLSPALDAHTRTASARVPLSNADAALRANMYGKARILSGKARTGTFLPVGAVQRVKTEHVVFIRTAEDVFETRRVTLGAREGATVEIATGLKPGETVAHDGSFLLKTEISKDAIGSGCCGED